The Pan troglodytes isolate AG18354 chromosome 7, NHGRI_mPanTro3-v2.0_pri, whole genome shotgun sequence genome has a window encoding:
- the LOC134810732 gene encoding putative protein FAM90A26, producing the protein MVSLHLHTVCLSVSGPGKERCREIGRSSVSSGVPHPGAPLALGDSGTGRGGGASCRFPTTGGKAMESKSQSLVGKPRGPPGGREGWHVREGAEAERAPDVHFCITKHGTGLGPTQGSPCLLGKTRRTENLFLFCRQQDPQRKALLHIFSGKPPEKPLPNRKGSTESSDYLRVASGPMPVHTTSKRPRLGPVLADRSATETSDRGSVLASPSPLRKASLSSSSSLGPKERQTGAAADIPQPAVRQQGPEPLLVVKPTHSSPEGGCREVPQAASKTHGLLQAIRPQAQDKRPAVTSQPCPPAATHSLGLGSNLSFGPGAKRPAQARIQACLNFPKKPRLGPFQIPESAIQGGELGAPENLQPPPAATELGPSTSPQMGRRTPAQVPSVDRQPPHSRPCLPTAQACTMSHHPAASHDGAQPLTVLFRRLENGRWSSSLLAAPSFHSPEKPGAFLAQSPHVSEKSEGPRVRVPPSVLYEDLQVSSSSEDSDSDLE; encoded by the exons atggtgtctctgcacctgcacaccgtgtgcctttccgtctccgggccagggaaggaacgctgcagagaaataggccggagctccgtgtcctccggggttccacacccaggagctcctttggctctgggagattcagggacggggagaggcgggggcgcttcgtgcaggttccccacgacagggggaaaggcgatggaatccaaatcacagtccttagttgggaagcctagagggccacctgggggacgggaaggttggcacgtgagggaaggtgcagaggcggaaagggcaccagatgtccatttctgtatcacaaaacacggaacggggctgggccccacacagggttctccctgtctcctggggaaaaccaggagaacagaaaacctttttctgttctgcaggcaacaagacccgcagaggaaggctctcctccacatattttctgggaaacctccagagaagccgctgccgaatcgaaaaggatccacggaatcttctgattatctgagg gttgcaagcgggccaatgccggtccacacaaccagtaagaggccgcgcctgggccctgtcctcgctgatcgctcagctaccgaaacgtctgacaggggctccgtcttggcttcgccgtctcccctcagaaaagccagtctgagctcctcctcaagtcttggaccaaaggaaagacagacaggggctgcggccgacatccctcagcctgcagtcaggcagcagggccccgagcctctcctcgtggtgaagccgacacacagcagccctgagggtggctgccgagaagttccccaggctgcctccaaaacccacggcctgctccaggccatcagaccccaggcacaggacaaacgtcctgcggtgacctcacagccctgcccgccagccgccacacacagcttgggcctaggctccaatctcagcttcgggccaggagccaagagacctgcccaggctcggattcaggcttgcctgaacttccccaagaaaccgagactgggtcccttccagatccccgaaagcgccatccagggaggtgagctgggggccccggagaatctccaacctccgccagccgcaaccgaacttggaccaagtacgtcgccccagatgggcaggaggacacccgcccaggtgcccagcgtcgaccggcagcctccgcacagcagaccttgcctgcctactgcccaggcctgcaccatgtcccatcacccagcggccagccatgatggggcccagcctctcacagtgctcttccggagactggaaaacggacgctggagctccagcctcctggcggccccctcatttcactctcctgagaagccgggagccttcctcgctcagagccctcatgtgtcagagaagtctgagggtccccgtgttcgtgtcccaccgagcgtcctctatgaggaccttcaggtttcctcctcctcagaggacagcgattctgacctggagtga